In the genome of Acaryochloris sp. CCMEE 5410, the window TGAGGCTGGCATTTCAGAACCTCCTAAGACCTATGCAGAATTGGCAGCTGCAGCCAAGAAAATCAAAGATAAAACAGGGAAATATGCCTTCTTTGTAACCACGGTGCCCACGGATTCTGGAGAGTTAATGGAATCCTTTGTCCAAATGGGGGTCAAGCTAGTGGATCCTGCAGGTAAGGCCGCCTTCAACTCCCCGGAAGGGAAAGCCGCCTTCCAATATTGGGTGGATCTCTACAAACAAAAACTAATCCCCCCCGCAGTCTTGACCGAAGGACATAAGCGAGCCGTTGATTTATATCAATCAGGGGAAGTGGCCTTGCTGTCTTCCAGCCCTCAATTTTTGAATAGTGTTAAAACCAATGCCCCTAACATTGCCAAAAACTCTGTTGCGGCCCCTCAAATTACAGGCTCCACGGGCAAAAAAAATGTGGCGGTCATGAACCTGATCATCCCTAAAGATACGGATAAAGCAGAAGCCGCCCTTAAATTCGCCCTGTTTGTCACCAACCCTGAGAATCAGCTCACCTTTGCTAAAGAAGCTGATGTTCTGCCTTCTACCACAGAGTCTTTAGCAAATCCTTATTTCAGTGAAGTAAAAGACGGCGATGATATCTCCCAAGCTCGGGTCGTCAGCGCCCAACAAATGGAGGATGCTGAGATCTTGATTCCGGCCATGAAGGACATCAAAAAACTGCAGAAAATCCTCTATGAGAATCTGCAGCAGGCCATGCTCGATAAGAAGTCGGTAGATCAAGCCATCACCGATGCCGAGAAAGCCTGGAATCAAACCGTAGGAGCATAAGTTTGCAGATAGTGTCCCACGAGATATAACGAACCACATAACACATGCATTGAGGGTGTCTCGGGCTCAGGTCTAAAGGCATCCTCTAATGCTTTTTCTAGGCTGGGAAAGCACTGACAACACGCCAACCTAGGACAAACCGTCTTCGCCAATTCTGCTAAGGCTTGGGGTTCAGCGCTACTGTGGCCGGGAAC includes:
- a CDS encoding sugar ABC transporter substrate-binding protein — encoded protein: MIQRKTWQRFGLLTLLGIFLSWLISCTPAPQSNGNTLDFWTMQLSPKFDAYFEQVIDQFEKDNPEIKVKWTDVPWAAMQSKILAAVAAKTAPDVVNLNPDFASQLASKGSWLDLDEAIDQADRDRYLSNIWDASSLNGKTFGIPWYLTARIAIYNKEIFDEAGISEPPKTYAELAAAAKKIKDKTGKYAFFVTTVPTDSGELMESFVQMGVKLVDPAGKAAFNSPEGKAAFQYWVDLYKQKLIPPAVLTEGHKRAVDLYQSGEVALLSSSPQFLNSVKTNAPNIAKNSVAAPQITGSTGKKNVAVMNLIIPKDTDKAEAALKFALFVTNPENQLTFAKEADVLPSTTESLANPYFSEVKDGDDISQARVVSAQQMEDAEILIPAMKDIKKLQKILYENLQQAMLDKKSVDQAITDAEKAWNQTVGA